The following proteins are encoded in a genomic region of Fervidobacterium pennivorans DSM 9078:
- a CDS encoding LPP20 family lipoprotein — protein MDSTTMLIISALLIGILVGGFFLLIPELEVNQPDTSSAVKTMEDINKTISTATSPGTAQEQVQPPQATQPSQSSQSSSQPQQSQQSVQISLLQPPAQLSSAYIEAFGEGYGKTELEAEEIAKNYGLQKLIEQLYVEVKSSAVLEEKLATIIQDGKVKERFESQYERTIQTKSEMELLGVSYRTTERKKVGDQYYVKVQVYIEAEKAKQQLEAFLAIKLAKSLLDSKMIFSAKAIADKYEPLLLANTFPSKTAEELIQIVNDIKKRYDRIQNLIASINSARVTDKKSALEVANYLNELFSMVNDLPPGSVDVDKLRPFLNDVKISIKGPQDVLLGEQVKLEIFVEPSQVKSLWVFGEQVETQDLLTLSEGTAVLSVIVKSNTSRVTVSLAGVVNATWTPGSVRVNPEILKTVYKTDAELKILAGGTAKIISDQKLMRENALKDALVKTIKKAASDLLIGSERELLDIPLDEYILTKVIGAIDYEISATGEYAGLYYVLVSSKIKKYDFENYIKEALKNAPVGFALVLTEGDKLGYVEPAIIDGLLSSGIKLVSKDFSRKILDVQAKSNLPPNVLAKVTALSAARYLIYVIVNSATTYLPDYKVYSVRTLITTHIIDTITGNILDTVRFEEVNTGATEQAALSKTTSGQKFKEYVNAIANSLRFENTQVFAVYKYTFVLERAIYGSILLDYLNAKYDKVRVVEKTDTKLIVEVENVPMADMEKFLSTVDALKIKKISDFNYQVTK, from the coding sequence ATGGATTCGACAACAATGTTGATAATTTCGGCTTTGTTGATAGGTATCCTAGTTGGAGGTTTTTTTCTCTTAATACCCGAACTTGAAGTAAATCAACCTGATACATCGTCTGCTGTTAAGACTATGGAGGACATAAATAAAACAATAAGCACAGCTACGAGTCCCGGCACTGCCCAAGAGCAAGTTCAGCCACCTCAAGCAACACAGCCATCACAATCTTCTCAGTCTTCGTCACAACCTCAACAATCTCAGCAATCGGTTCAAATATCACTACTACAGCCTCCAGCACAGCTTTCAAGTGCATATATTGAAGCCTTTGGTGAAGGTTACGGGAAAACAGAATTAGAAGCGGAAGAGATAGCCAAAAACTATGGACTCCAAAAGCTGATTGAACAACTATACGTGGAGGTAAAATCTTCCGCTGTATTAGAAGAAAAGCTTGCAACGATAATTCAGGATGGGAAAGTAAAGGAAAGATTCGAAAGTCAATATGAAAGGACAATTCAAACGAAGTCAGAAATGGAATTACTGGGGGTTTCTTACAGAACTACAGAGAGGAAGAAAGTTGGAGACCAGTATTATGTAAAAGTCCAAGTATATATAGAGGCTGAAAAGGCAAAACAGCAATTAGAGGCGTTTCTTGCTATAAAACTTGCTAAGTCGCTGCTTGACTCTAAGATGATATTTTCCGCAAAGGCTATTGCTGATAAATACGAACCTCTTTTGTTAGCAAATACTTTTCCTTCAAAGACTGCAGAAGAACTGATTCAAATTGTAAATGATATCAAAAAGAGATACGATAGGATTCAAAACCTCATCGCTAGCATAAACTCTGCACGAGTTACTGACAAGAAAAGTGCACTAGAAGTGGCTAACTATTTGAACGAATTGTTTTCAATGGTTAATGACTTACCGCCTGGTTCCGTGGATGTTGACAAACTTAGACCGTTTTTGAATGACGTGAAAATATCGATTAAAGGACCTCAGGATGTACTACTTGGAGAACAAGTCAAACTTGAGATCTTTGTAGAACCCTCTCAGGTAAAATCGTTGTGGGTTTTCGGGGAACAGGTTGAAACTCAAGATTTGCTAACACTTAGTGAAGGGACTGCTGTGTTATCAGTTATTGTTAAATCCAACACATCCAGAGTAACAGTTTCACTTGCAGGTGTGGTAAATGCTACGTGGACTCCAGGCAGTGTTAGGGTTAACCCTGAGATATTGAAAACGGTCTACAAAACAGATGCGGAGTTAAAGATTTTAGCCGGTGGGACTGCTAAGATAATATCGGACCAAAAGTTAATGCGTGAGAATGCTTTGAAGGATGCTTTGGTAAAAACTATAAAAAAAGCTGCGTCTGATTTACTTATTGGTAGTGAGAGGGAACTGTTGGACATTCCATTAGATGAATACATTCTCACCAAAGTTATTGGAGCCATCGACTACGAAATATCGGCAACGGGAGAATACGCAGGTTTATATTATGTCCTCGTGAGTTCAAAGATTAAGAAATATGATTTTGAGAATTATATTAAAGAAGCTTTGAAAAATGCCCCTGTCGGCTTTGCATTGGTTCTAACCGAAGGGGATAAATTAGGATACGTCGAACCTGCGATAATTGATGGATTACTGTCTTCTGGTATTAAGCTCGTGTCTAAAGACTTCTCAAGGAAAATACTGGATGTACAGGCAAAGAGTAATCTGCCACCAAACGTGCTAGCAAAAGTAACAGCGTTGAGTGCAGCAAGGTACTTGATTTACGTGATTGTTAACAGTGCAACAACGTACTTGCCCGATTACAAAGTTTATTCTGTCAGAACTTTGATTACAACACATATTATTGACACTATAACTGGTAACATACTTGATACTGTAAGATTTGAGGAAGTTAACACAGGAGCAACTGAGCAAGCGGCTTTGTCTAAGACAACATCTGGTCAAAAGTTCAAAGAGTACGTAAATGCTATCGCAAATTCTCTTAGATTCGAAAACACACAAGTCTTTGCTGTTTACAAATACACATTTGTGCTTGAAAGAGCAATCTACGGCTCAATTTTGCTTGATTACCTAAACGCGAAGTATGATAAAGTTAGAGTTGTTGAAAAGACCGATACAAAATTGATAGTTGAAGTAGAAAACGTTCCTATGGCTGATATGGAAAAATTCCTTTCCACAGTTGATGCTCTGAAAATTAAGAAGATATCGGATTTTAATTATCAAGTGACTAAGTAA